Proteins co-encoded in one Setaria viridis chromosome 9, Setaria_viridis_v4.0, whole genome shotgun sequence genomic window:
- the LOC117838979 gene encoding phosphoinositide phosphatase SAC8 isoform X1: MARADADADEAPLLAEEPLRPGACSRELELREFRDRYVIRSLDSGGAAFAVTRSGGSIRPLSPEEAAVGSDCKVSRIYGVAGIIRLLAGSYVLVITSQKDAGSYQGSPVYHVNSMKFLCCNDAIKHLTSQEKRDEAYFMSLLRIAETTCGLYYSYDRDLTLNLQRASKLAAGRIHKPLWKQADPRFVWNKNLLEELIEAKLDEFIIPLIQGSFQSAQFTLKDRPVRITLFSRRCNRRLGTRMWRRGANLEGATANFVETEQLVEYEGLTSSFIQVRGSIPLLWEQIVDLSYKPRLSIIEHEETPKVVQRHFHDLSQRYGETVVVDLTDKRGDEGDLSNAFAAEMGRIHGVRYVHFDFHHVCHGGNFDNLQALYNQIEEAIQKQGYFLMDSKGEILLEQSGVVRSNCIDCLDRTNVTQSFLARKSLDSQLQRMGALSSSESISISDNNNDIFKKLWVEHGDELSLEYAGSYALKGDLVRYGRQTLPGLIKDGMSALSRYYLNNFHDGVRQDALDLISGYYTVSQGSTSPFQTGGFESASYLPVASAIIVGGITATTFTLSQVGRNAQHFISSIICAGLTVGVVALVKANGKQFCSRPRLCGLI; this comes from the exons ATGGCGagggccgacgccgacgccgacgaagCGCCGCTGCTGGCCGAGGAGCCCCTCCGTCCAGGCGCCTGCAGCCGCGAGCTCGAGCTGCGGGAGTTCCGCGACCGCTACGTGATCCGTTCGCtcgacagcggcggcgccgccttcgCCGTCACCCGCTCGGGGGGCTCCATCCGCCCTCTCTCCCCAG AGGAAGCCGCGGTGGGGAGCGACTGCAAGGTGTCGAGGATATACGGAGTGGCCGGCATCATCAGGTTGCTCGCCG GAAGTTATGTACTCGTCATCACTTCTCAAAAAGATGCTGGCTCTTATCAAGGCTCCCCTGTATACCATGTGAACTCAATGAAATTCTTATGCTGCAATGACGCTATAAAGCACTTGACTTCACAGGAA AAAAGGGATGAGGCGTACTTCATGTCTCTCCTGAGAATTGCAGAAACTACTTGTGGACTGTACTACTCATATGACAGGGATTTGACGCTAAA TTTGCAGAGGGCATCCAAGTTGGCTGCAGGGAGGATACATAAACCACTATGGAAGCAG GCTGATCCACGTTTTGTTTGGAACAAAAATTTATTAGAGGAGCTTATTGAAGCTAAG CTTGATGAGTTCATCATCCCTTTGATACAAGGAA GTTTTCAGTCAGCGCAATTTACCTTGAAGGATAGACCTGTCAGGATAACATTGTTCTCAAGGAGATGCAACAGACGTCTAG GAACAAGAATGTGGAGAAGGGGCGCAAATCTTGAAGGTGCCACTGCAAATTTTGTAGAAACAGAACAGTTGGTTGAGTATGAAGGTCTCACATCCTCATTTATACAG GTTCGAGGTTCTATTCCACTTCTCTGGGAGCAAATAGTGGATTTGAGCTACAAACCACGTCTCAGCATTATTGAACATGAAGAAACT CCAAAGGTTGTTCAACGCCACTTCCATGATCTTTCGCAACGATATGGCGAGACAGTTGTTGTTGACTTGACTGATAAA CGAGGTGATGAAGGAGATTTAAGCAATGCATTTGCTGCTGAAATGGGCAGAATTCATGGTGTCAG GTACGTGCATTTTGATTTCCATCATGTCTGTCATGGAGGGAACTTTGATAATTTGCAAGCTCTCTACAATCAAATTGAGGAAGCTATTCAGAAACAAGG ATATTTTCTTATGGACTCAAAAGGCGAGATTTTGTTGGAGCAAAGTGGTGTAGTTAGGTCCAACTGCATTGACTGCCTGGACCGTACAAATGTAACACAG AGTTTCCTTGCAAGAAAATCGTTGGATTCACAATTGCAGCGGATGGGGGCATTATCATCATCTGAAAGCATTTCTATCTCTGATAACAATAATGATATATTCAAAAAAT TATGGGTTGAGCACGGTGATGAGCTAAGCCTGGAGTATGCGGGTTCTTATGCTTTGAAAGGGGATCTAGTGAG ATATGGAAGGCAGACATTACCTGGACTAATTAAAGATGGCATGAGCGCCCTTTCGCGATATTATTTGAATAATTTTCATGATGGAGTGCGACAG GATGCTCTAGATCTTATTAGTGGTTATTATACGGTCAGCCAAGGCAGCACTTCTCCTTTTCAGACTGGTGGATTTGAATCTGCTTCG TATCTTCCTGTGGCTTCAGCAATCATAGTTGGTGGGATTACCGCGACAACTTTCACTCTCAGTCAAG TTGGACGGAATGCACAGCACTTCATCTCCTCCATTATCTGCGCGGGCTTGACAGTGGGAGTAGTAGCCTTGGTGAAAGCCAATGGAAAACAGTTTTGCTCGAGGCCCCGTTTGTGTGGTCTAATCTAA
- the LOC117838979 gene encoding phosphoinositide phosphatase SAC8 isoform X2, translating to MARADADADEAPLLAEEPLRPGACSRELELREFRDRYVIRSLDSGGAAFAVTRSGGSIRPLSPEEAAVGSDCKVSRIYGVAGIIRLLAGSYVLVITSQKDAGSYQGSPVYHVNSMKFLCCNDAIKHLTSQEKRDEAYFMSLLRIAETTCGLYYSYDRDLTLNLQRASKLAAGRIHKPLWKQADPRFVWNKNLLEELIEAKLDEFIIPLIQGSFQSAQFTLKDRPVRITLFSRRCNRRLGTRMWRRGANLEGATANFVETEQLVEYEGLTSSFIQVRGSIPLLWEQIVDLSYKPRLSIIEHEETPKVVQRHFHDLSQRYGETVVVDLTDKRGDEGDLSNAFAAEMGRIHGVRYVHFDFHHVCHGGNFDNLQALYNQIEEAIQKQGYFLMDSKGEILLEQSGVVRSNCIDCLDRTNVTQSFLARKSLDSQLQRMGALSSSESISISDNNNDIFKKLWVEHGDELSLEYAGSYALKGDLVRYGRQTLPGLIKDGMSALSRYYLNNFHDGVRQWLERN from the exons ATGGCGagggccgacgccgacgccgacgaagCGCCGCTGCTGGCCGAGGAGCCCCTCCGTCCAGGCGCCTGCAGCCGCGAGCTCGAGCTGCGGGAGTTCCGCGACCGCTACGTGATCCGTTCGCtcgacagcggcggcgccgccttcgCCGTCACCCGCTCGGGGGGCTCCATCCGCCCTCTCTCCCCAG AGGAAGCCGCGGTGGGGAGCGACTGCAAGGTGTCGAGGATATACGGAGTGGCCGGCATCATCAGGTTGCTCGCCG GAAGTTATGTACTCGTCATCACTTCTCAAAAAGATGCTGGCTCTTATCAAGGCTCCCCTGTATACCATGTGAACTCAATGAAATTCTTATGCTGCAATGACGCTATAAAGCACTTGACTTCACAGGAA AAAAGGGATGAGGCGTACTTCATGTCTCTCCTGAGAATTGCAGAAACTACTTGTGGACTGTACTACTCATATGACAGGGATTTGACGCTAAA TTTGCAGAGGGCATCCAAGTTGGCTGCAGGGAGGATACATAAACCACTATGGAAGCAG GCTGATCCACGTTTTGTTTGGAACAAAAATTTATTAGAGGAGCTTATTGAAGCTAAG CTTGATGAGTTCATCATCCCTTTGATACAAGGAA GTTTTCAGTCAGCGCAATTTACCTTGAAGGATAGACCTGTCAGGATAACATTGTTCTCAAGGAGATGCAACAGACGTCTAG GAACAAGAATGTGGAGAAGGGGCGCAAATCTTGAAGGTGCCACTGCAAATTTTGTAGAAACAGAACAGTTGGTTGAGTATGAAGGTCTCACATCCTCATTTATACAG GTTCGAGGTTCTATTCCACTTCTCTGGGAGCAAATAGTGGATTTGAGCTACAAACCACGTCTCAGCATTATTGAACATGAAGAAACT CCAAAGGTTGTTCAACGCCACTTCCATGATCTTTCGCAACGATATGGCGAGACAGTTGTTGTTGACTTGACTGATAAA CGAGGTGATGAAGGAGATTTAAGCAATGCATTTGCTGCTGAAATGGGCAGAATTCATGGTGTCAG GTACGTGCATTTTGATTTCCATCATGTCTGTCATGGAGGGAACTTTGATAATTTGCAAGCTCTCTACAATCAAATTGAGGAAGCTATTCAGAAACAAGG ATATTTTCTTATGGACTCAAAAGGCGAGATTTTGTTGGAGCAAAGTGGTGTAGTTAGGTCCAACTGCATTGACTGCCTGGACCGTACAAATGTAACACAG AGTTTCCTTGCAAGAAAATCGTTGGATTCACAATTGCAGCGGATGGGGGCATTATCATCATCTGAAAGCATTTCTATCTCTGATAACAATAATGATATATTCAAAAAAT TATGGGTTGAGCACGGTGATGAGCTAAGCCTGGAGTATGCGGGTTCTTATGCTTTGAAAGGGGATCTAGTGAG ATATGGAAGGCAGACATTACCTGGACTAATTAAAGATGGCATGAGCGCCCTTTCGCGATATTATTTGAATAATTTTCATGATGGAGTGCGACAG TGGTTGGAGCGTAACTAA
- the LOC117838980 gene encoding uncharacterized protein — protein sequence MVCYVVRTLFFLITVSRLLSLDVEREQLFEGSSDFQTPRKKSTQEILTKYKFKGDAAAAAAHAKQKLMERQEKLARITEQSAELESEAENFATLAQQIRKNMENKWWKR from the exons ATGGTATGCTACGTAGTACGTACTCTCTTTTTCCTAATCACAGTGTCCCGGCTACTATCGCTAGACGTGGAGAGAGAGCAACTGTTTGAAGGATCAAGCGACTTTCAGACGCCAAGGAAGAAAAGCACCCAAGAAATCCTCACCAAATACAAGTTCAAAGGG gacgccgccgccgccgcggctcacGCGAAACAAAAGCTCATGGAGCGGCAGGAGAAACTCGCG AGAATCACCGAGCAATCCGCGGAGCTCGAGAGCGAGGCCGAGAACTTCGCCACCCTCGCCCAGCAGATCAGGAAAAACATGGAGAACAAGTGGTGGAAGCGATGA